The sequence gctgacatggcaaggagagagaaggctaaaatttcatgggatgtgagaaaagtttcatcaccatgaaactcatctggcacagttacctagttctcagtctaggtaactgtgtccatgaaactcccactgagtCTGTCTTAGAGCAACAACAACTAGTAAATTACTTTTGGGAAAGTGATGAAAAAGTGAAGCAAGGGCTGCACTCAGTTTGACACTTTTAGACTGGAAATTATTCTGGGTGGTCTTCATGGTTGGTCAAGTTAGGTGCCACTAGCATGCAGAGCAAATGAGCAACAACATATCCTTCCTGTTTGTCTCTTACAAAGCAGCTAGTTGAGGTGTTTGTTTAGGTGAACCTGATTAGCTCACTTTTGCTGCACTACTTGAGTAGAGTAGGATTTTGCAATCTATAAGATCATAACAATATGGCATGTTTGTGTTTGTTATACCTGCACCATTGTGGCACACTGGCAGTGCCATGATTTGCCTTTCATTTTGATTTCAGTGGCTGAAAATGTCTGGTATATTCATATATTTGCTCCAGGTATTGATCAATGTATAACAAACTCTAAATTTTTAGTAGCTTTTTTTCAGCCGGAGGTGAAGTTTGGACCAAAGAATGTGCTTTAAAATGCTCCCTCCGTTAATATTTTGTACAATGATCCCTGAGGTCCCTAAACACAACTTCAACTActattttttgtttaaattaaatataaaataaatcataattataataaatggtTAATCTTCCCGTGCTTATGAACGGCCTAGCAATTTAAGAGACATAAGTATTGGAAGTGTGTGTATAAATTTAAAGTCCATTTAATCAAAATTGCTTATCTTTGCCCTCTCTCATTGGTTCATTTTCTACCACAATACGCCATATAGGTACTTGATAGGTTTTTTATCGTTTTGTGGTATATATACTTCGGTTACCAATTAATCTATGTGTTTTTCCATCCCCATACATAGTTTTTCTCTTTTGCATGTGTTCCACATATGTTTAGTTCAAACACTTGAAAGATTACCATGAGTTGTATGTATTTAACATGGAAATTGGTATAGTGATTACTTATTGTGTACTTGTATACATGGTCTGCGGGGTGACACACACCATACATGTGTACCTTGACTTAATCTTTTCTATATTAGTAAATACATAAGGGGTTAATTTAGAAACACACACATATATTGGAATTCAAATGTTTTTGTAATGTAAGATAGGTAATTTAGATGAAGATTTAGGGCTTAGTTTATAATCCTTTTACTAGTAAGAGCAAAGGTGGGTAAATTATAGATAAAATTTAGGGTGTCACATTGTATTATTGTTCATAATGGTATAGGTGGGTAATATAGATAAAGATTTATACGTTACCTCATGTGGTTTTTTTGTAATGACAGAGGCAGGTAATTTAGATATACTGTACATTATGGCTATTATCTCATAAGTTGGATTATATTTATAATGCAGGGGTTGGCAGTTTTGTTAGATAATAGAACATATCCAATGGCTATCATTGTCAATAATGATTATAGTCTATCAAATTGATTCCTGTTGTTACCATATTCTAAGATTTATCGATTTTTTTAGCACAAGTCTTGAAGATTAACGACATATTATGGAGTCTCTAATTAAGTATATACAAAACTACTTTATAAGAAAAGGCTGCTCATATCATTTTCGAAATCTTAAATTCAATAGACACACAGTAATTTGTGACAAGTTTTAGTTGTTCAGTGGGCGTTACTAATTTGTGACTAGAGGGAGTAGTCCTTGAGAAATTATAGCTACTGGAGACCATGAAAAATGCCAAGTGGTAGAACGTTGGTTCCATTGTCTGGTCATTGTAAATAGAATTTAAATTGTTGAGGAGCGTCTCGAACCAAAGGAAGTTTCATCTCGATAAAAAGGAATAAGCTTTAGTAGATTGTTAATATTCCTAACAAATTATAATTATTGCTTGGTTGGGGACCATGAACAATGCTGGGTAGCAGCGAATTGACTGAAATTCCTAGAGACAACAGAGAGATGCTTGATTGTTAATTAATTGATGCCAAGAGGCCCTATATATTACCAGATTTGTCAAACTTTTATGTAAAGAAGAAGGGACATGACCATATGCCGACCAGCTCGATGTGCATTGCGAAGCGGCTGCAGATTCCCCATTTACAAAAATGACATGGAAGATTTGAATGATCAAATGCTACCCGTGAGCCAAAAAATACATTTCCACACACAGTTTCTCACATTTGGTTTGTTAACACAAAAGGAATAAATGAGGTGACTCAAATGGGGTCAGTATCCTACATGGCTGCTCTGAAATCACGGACCCGTCCACATGGCCTTAGGTTTGAGCTGCTCGTTGTGAAAGATGAAGGTGGTTGGATTGATACACTGTCATCCGGtcacccctctcctctctaggaGCTCCCATTGTCTAGCCACAACACCCACAGAGAAAGATAGAAATGGATTGGCACAAGGAAAAATAGAGAATAAGTTCAAGAACCAAATAGGCAAACGAGAACAATAAAGAACCATTAAATATCTGCAATCTTGGGTTCACCCTAATTGGATCTTCTTTAGTTTGCAGCTTAGAACAAAAAACCGATCTGGTTCACCGCTTGAATCGGAAAAGTCATGAACTGGCTGGTTAACTAGTAGGTTCATCTAAAAAAACTATGGTCTAAAAATCCAGACCTTGACAGGTATATTCCATCCTAAGAAAATGGAgcctagaaaaaaaaaactgatccGGTTCACCAATCTGAGAGTTGCTCCACTTAGAACAGCTCTAGCGTATAAATTTTTAGAGGGTGCTACAAACTGCCATATCAAGAAGGTGCTAAATTTTGAAAACTTCTCCACCACATTGCACCTTACGTAGGCCCTACAACTTTTTAAAATAATCTTCATGAACTGCCATATGTGCTCATTTTTTTATTCCTTAGCAGAGGTGCTCAAATAAGCTTCAGGTGCTGGGCCAAAGGGCCTCTACCTGAGATGGTTAGAGGAACCCAGCggcactcctcaggtcctgggttcgactccccgtgggagcgaatttcaggctgaggttaaaaaaatcccctcgctggccctgtgtgccaaagcactggttgtgagccggccccaggtcggcctgaggacccttacatggcccaggcaggtagtccccaggggttacgtctcccagtgtcaggacggggccagggttcggggattttctcggtcggggaagccgagtCTTCTCTTAGataataccggtggggcggtctttccccacccggccgagttttaAGCTTCAGGTGTTGGCAGAGCGCCGGTGAAATTTTTTACTCCAGCTTATTGCACCATCCTCAGCTCATTGTCTCACATCTTAGCACTACCCGAAAACGCACGCTAGAGCTGCTCTTAAACATCCCCTAATATCTTCCAATGTAGTAAGAGTGAAGATGATGCGTCCTACTCACCAAGAAGAGATGCATCTGTGGTCGGTCGCTGGAGCTCGAGGGGTTTCTCACCTCCTCGCCCTAGCATCCCTTGCCACTTAGGAGGTTCCGGTCATGTGTTTTGCTTGGTCTAGTTTATTTTCTTTTGATAGAAACTTGGTTTTGGTAAGAGGGTGGGTTGCAGGCCCTTAATTTTGTAACACTTGGGGtatgttttctctttttcttcttaatatattaaTGCGTAGTTCTTCTGCgcgtttgagaaaaaaatatattcctACTCAAACCCATCGCTACCCAGAAACTGTACCTGTGCGTCCGTAGATACCACATCCACACTGCAGATGACTCTCTTCTGCTGTACGACCGAGGAACTCTTCTTCCACTAAATGTAGGTATCTTCAGAAGAACTAATTTCCCACGCTGCAAATAACTTTCCCACACTGACACACTGTAGCTTTTTCGTCGATTGCCGCGTGCATGCCGACTTACCTCCTTTTTCGCGCGCTGCCTCTGCTGCCACCCCGATATCCTCCACTCCAATCACAAAACGCAGATGGTTTTGCAAATggaaaaaagggagagagagagagagagagagagagagagagagagagagagagaggcgaatCCAACATCCCAATCCCCCCATGCTCTCGATGATGAGCTCCTGCTCCTGCGCTGTCAAGCGGTTCCTTTCGGCCAAAGTCACATCTCCAAAGGAGCCGAGGCCGCGCTGCATCATCACTGCTGCAGGATCCTCGTCGTTGGGACTCCGTCAGAAAGGCTGCAATCATGCATGGCGATGCCATGCAGGGAGGAGAGGATTTCAGTGATGATTCAAGAAGCACACACATGCTGCTGCATCAGTGGACTACTAGCGGGGCACCGCAGGTCACGCCACGCGCGGTCAGGGAGgacgcggtggtggtggtggtctaCTGGTCTCGTGGatgggcgcggccggcgggccggccggccgttgCGTGCGCACTAGCTGCTGGCCTGGCTGCGTGCTCGACTCAACCGGCGGCCTGCGGTGTCTGCAGAAAGGAGCCCAAACGCAGTTGCAGTGCCGAAAGGTAGGAGAAGCAGCTCGATCTCGGTGCGCTACTAGCGTGCCGGCTGCTGAATGCACGTATCCCCCTGCGGCCGTCAGAAAAGGGGCGCCTACCAAAGCGGCTTTGCCTTGGTCAATGCGGCGAGCACTAGCAGGCTAGCAGCAACCCTCGCTGCCCATCAAAAGGAGCAAGAACATTGGAGGTCGTTTCTGTCTTCTGCACATCGTGcgactcttttttttaaaaaaaataaacatcGTGCAACACCGAAGCTAGTATCTTGCACCCGTCAGTAAACTATCTTAGCTAAACGCGATCTTGCATCAGCTTACGGCAGACCGGCAACTCGATACTCAGGGCTTGGGGCTACTGTCAAGCAGGTTTTATTTCTGCAGGCTGTACAAACATGGCCTGATGCTTTTGTATTGTACTCCCTGATCTCTGCAATCCTGTTCTACCAACCGAGACAATCATTTCAAGTGCTGGTACTACCTACCCTGCCTGTGCTCATTGCGGAAGTACTCCCGTtcaggtgtgtgtgtgtgtgtgctgtgGGCACCTGATCTAATTGGGAGGCCTTTAGCCCTCGTCCTATCATTAGCCAACCCCTAATATGCGCGCCAACGCCGAATCGAGGCTCGCCTCCAACGCATAAAGTTCGCGTGGATTCCAGCTCCCGCCGCAtcatcgccggcggccggtgggcTTATGATTGCCAATCCGGCGCCATGAACGCAGCAGCCACCACGCGCAACCACCAAGATCCTCGATCAAAAGCTATACACACCTGCAAAGGGATGTACTTTGCGCCATGTCTGAATATAAagccagtctcagtggaagGATCATAAGAGTATCATGAAAATTAAATTTGATAACATGtaccaatagtatgaggagagaaaaaagaaaagtgtcataaaatgtgagaggagtgtcatcaacGCGACCTTCCACTGGCACATTTCTTAAGATTTCAGTCTAGATAACTGTGTCGATAACATTCTCACTTAGACTAGCATAATAGTGCAGCACTGCTGCAGAGCCCTActgttctttttgttttccctttttcaacattttcagAGTGTGCACCAACTCCCAACACCGATCTTACACTCGCTAAAATGACCTGAGCAAGATCCTCTACTTCTTTTTATCTTACAAGGGCTCGATGCTAAACTAGGAGCCCCATTTCCGGACAAGTTTTCGTTCGCTGTGCACTGACGAGGGTCGGAGTCTGACGAACCAACGGGTTGTCGCATCGACACGGTTCCTCTGCAGGAAGGCTGAAGACTGACGAGCATGAACTCTAGAACGCCAATCGTTCACCGGCTACGGATTTTTGTCACATCAGCTGCTGACCTCGGCAATGCTGTGCAGAGACGGGCGCCAGTGGCGATGCCTGGCGCCGGAGttcgccgccgagctcggaTTGCTCCGGTGGCCGTCCCTGTCCTGCTGCGACAGTTGCAGTTAGATTAGATGGGCGGCAGTAGAGTAATACGCAGTACTTTAGAAGATAATTTTTCTTGCTGACCTAGTTTAAGGATCAAATGACGCTGACATAAGTCAAAAACATGTAcggtaaaaaaatatttagcaaTGTACTAGTGGTTTCTTGGCCTTTCTGCTAGCATCATGCATccatgttccatgcatattcTTCGACCACCTCACCTGACCCTCTGATTGGATTGCAGAATGTCAAACTTGTTGGGGGGTTTTTTAGATTAGCAGGCAGGCAGCTGAAAATTTTGGGTTCCATGTGATGTGAGGAGAGCAGGATGTGACAAAAGGTGTTATTATGTTATTATCTAGTTTTGGTTCAGAGTAACTTGCCCAATACTTATATTCAGCCATGATATCATGTTTCGAGTAAATTATTCGGCTTATTCCTTGTATCTTGATCATCGAATTCTCTATGCTGATATCCTGTGTAATCAAATCGGTTGGTTGGGTAGGTGTTAGTGGCACATAAAAGGTAGTATAGAATTAGAACCAGGAGGGTGGGCAGCTAAATATAGAAATATCAGCTGGAATAAGCTACCTAAGCCAAGTTACCTAGACAGCCATAAGTACTTATCTGCGCTTATCTTGTCGAAAGGCTATTACCTACTCTCATTTATCAGTCAAAGAAAACATAACTTCGTGTCGGAAAGACAAAAATGATTCTAGTGCTCTTGTGAcgcaattaaaaaaataaaccaGAATTACAAACAAATAAAGAACGCGGAGCAGTCAATGGAGCAATAATTCTGTTGGAGAGTGTTTTGGGTATGCAAGAATTATCAGTAGGCTGAACTCTGAAGAACACATGCATCAATCCATGGATGTGTTGATGTTGAGCTAATCCGATTAGTGGAGCAGTGGCGAAAACAGAACtggatggtgaagaagaaaACAGAGGAGAGACTGAGCAGAGCAACGCCGGATGGTGATAACAGGGCAGGGGCAGTACCAGATCAAGGCCGTCATCcaccagctgcggcggcggcggcggctgcgagtcCTCGCCGGCGCTGGCTCTCCCTCCGGCGCGCTTGGGCTGGAGCggcacgagctgctgctgcgcccTCCGCGTCTTGTCCTCCTTCTTGGCCTGCAGCGCCCTGGCGACCTCGGCGACGGTGATGAGGCGGTAGGCCTGGCCGAGCGCCAGCGTGTCCCGGGGCTTGAGCAGCTTCACCCGCGtcacccgcgccgcgccgcgccgctccccctccgcctcctcgtCCCCCGGCCGGCGCGTGACGAGCGCGACGTAGTGGCCCGGGTTGGCGCGCATGACCTCAGCGGCGCTGGTGGCCCAGTAGAGGCGCTCCACCCGGCCGCCCGGGTGCTGCaccaccaccgtcgccgcctccgccgcctggcAGTTGCCCATGGTCGCCGCTCTTGATCGGAGGCAGGGAGGCAGCCAGGGACGGACGAAGCAGGGTCAGAGTTGGTGGCGGGCTGGCGGCGAGAGGTGCCGTATGATTTATGAAGCGGCGGTGCGCGGtgggggcggggcgggcgggTGCCTGGGGCCTGTGGGGGGTGGTGGGGTAGGATTAACGGCTGAGGTGGCGCTGCACGGACGGATCGCGGGATCCGGCGGCATAAATCGCCTGGCCGCGCCCGGCTTTTCGTTGGCTCGGGCTCGCCCGCCCTGCCCTGTGGCCTGTGGGGGTAGGGAATTCAAAATCGGtcgataatcgcgattatcggTAAAATTTATCGTTATCGATACTAGCTGAAAATAAAAACCGATTGGAATTTCGATGGATTtcaatgcaaaattcaaaattttaaaaaaaatcataaaaattagagaacttatttttataaaaaaactagAGCTTCTCTTGATTCCAGAATGCTGTCACATGATGAAAGCAATAATTATTTGGTGagggaaaaaaataattttatctAACGATCCGTTACCATCCACTGGTTGTCGTGCGATTAAGGCCGATAATCAATAGATATGCGGTGATTATCGATGATACTGCAGCTGGGAGTGAGGGAGCTGTGATCATGGCGTCGATATGTGTTCCCCTCTTATTTGAGTTCGTTTAAATATTTAGGAATATTATTATGGATATCACACGTACCAGCAAGAAGAGAACGAAGAATGATTAAATTGATATGCCAAATGCCTTCATGTATAGACTATGAGCTTGCTAGTTTGTATGTGGTTTGTACAGACTATGTACTCTTTTGTTTCTATGCACTATGATGTTTGTATGAACTATGCATTTTTTTCTTTGTGTGAACTATGAGGTTTGTATGGACTATGCACTCGTTTGTTTATATGGACTATGCACTTCATgatttgtatatatatgtgcaaATTCATGTGCTTCATGTAATTTCATGGGCAAAATATGTAAACATGTTTATTTCTTAGGCAATTTCATATGTaaaattgtgcatttatgtgtaATTTATCTAATAGAATATTATACATAACCTAAAAAATTAAATGCTATCaaacttttctatttttttccacTGCCAAAACATATTTTCAGTTGGCGAAGCGATAAATCGTTCGGTTTGCATCGATTATCAACtgattttcattttttgaatttgattCCTCTTACCAATCGATTTTGGCGATTATTCACTGATTATCAATCGATTATCGTTACCGGAGGTCACTGATAAATATTGTATCGCCGGTAAGGTAATCCTTGGTGGGGGGTGGTGGGGTAGGATTAACGGCCGAGGTGGCGCTGCACGGACGGATCGCGGGATCCGGCGGCATAAATCGCCTGGCCGCGCCCGGCTTTTCGTTGGCTCGGGCTCGCCCGCCCTGCCCTGCTTTGCTCTGCCGTGGAGGCGTGGGCGGGCTGGCATTGGCGTGCGGCCTGGCGCGCACGCCGTGCCGCGCGGTGGCACGTCTACGCCGAGGTAACGGCAGGGCTACGATTGACTCTGTGACTCGCCACCACCGGAGTTGTGCACTGAAATCGGCGCCGCATCGGAATCCTCTGCTTTGGAACGAAGGACGGGCGGGAGGTCGCAAGTCGCAGCTAGATTTCACAAACAGGAAGCAGACCTTCTAGTACGTGGTTAGGAGGCATCTGAATTGACCGTGAGCTTGCTGGTAGAGAACAAGTCGACGTGACTTATTTATTTTGGTTGACTTGACTCCATAGTAGACAACGTTTTTTTATATATCAGCATGATGCCGCCCAATACGTTTTTTTCTTCCTCTACTTTGAAGGATTGGTCAACAAGTGATTGAAGAAGATCTTTGCATAAGAACTCGCGATCCTTCTTGGGAGCGATGGTCAAATACCTTACCAGCAACGGCAACTACCAACCCATGAAACAAAAACACAAGTCAACTACATGTATTTATTTGCAAAAGGGCTTCTGGGCTGGGCTAAGTGAGCATGCAGACGGACCCCGCAAATCCTatatgtcggtaccccaggactggggtaccccctcttgctgtgtttAGGCGAGGGTCTGGTAGTTAttcttaactacatccaaacagccggacccctgcggtccggagtcctgttctcccagctacggtccggacccgtcccacggttgggaaaggtccggagacaccacgtgttccggaagagacaggaactcgtgcgcaagcagccggggctccggacctcccaaggaggccggacccctcatggggtcccgggccccatgtatagtaaccggacccctcactaagggaagaaatCGACACCCCGCGTCGAGgcggtccggagacgccacgtgtctgcaagatatGGCCGTTTGGGTTACCATGCTAACGTTCACCcgccattgcattcattgcggtaggtggacgcctgcattgatatagcagaggccgatgcgtttcattgaccaggggacgTTATTGATCGCACATTACCAAgacagtggagccgctggcgccgcccataccgcgtctgccagtctgctgTAACAGATGGatgcgacggctcggcttcgcccattatggcgctacataatagcctcagcaggccacgccgcaagctacgctactccaacgggcacctagctgacgggacaagaaaaaacctccccctgagtcagaggagcagcagtacacatatcggaggaaagattcgtaaccactgtagtcTTTTAAATACTCTGCacagtatgctgcacagcacgttgggcccacttgtcggggccccaacgtccaatgtatccgctcccccttgatctataaaaggagggggcgccgctagatgACCTCGGGCTGGAAAGAGAaaaaggcccggcagaggataggttcatacacaaccaagaacaatatctcacacagtggacgtagggtattacgctccggcggcccgaaccactctaaatcatcgagttcttgtgtgcttgtctAAAAGCCAGCTAGCCCAATCGCCTTGTTCATCCCCGAGtcctccctctctgggaataggcgggtgcgctccgccacccggctgtgggtaccctagaaaccccgcgacattttggcgccgtccgtggggaaatccagggcgccttcacctccgaagaagaacacgctgtatagcatgcagccgtaggttactcctaagaaaagactaagagagttcctcctttgtaataacgtggcgcctacgtgtgtgtccagagcggtcaaggtccgaccttgtaaacccgacctctggccctatcgcgcaaacaggcaaaaagcggtctggagcggtggaggtccgacctcgtaatcccgacctctgatgtatactgtgacaaccacaataataaaggagattttctttctcagttttacctaggctccaccctgattacatttattcgccttggtttaactattctttcctccTGAACGGAGTTTTCCTTGTTACTAACAATCCTAGTTAAGTTACTAGCTTATGGTCAGGTGGgaacaccccttctagctggaaggcagtccggacccctaaggatcTGCTCTGGAAAAGTGGCACTCGTATCCCGGggaagagaagctccgcgtagcttagcctggtaatgtaccctaagcttacgtacttcactaccctgttacaagtgctctagtatccgagtctgctgtctttagaggtcccgagttcccttctagtataaggcttgatttctttgcaccttactatgaggtccggtaacatgcttcatcggatcgtcagcaacgacccaagtccactccggtggcccgctccggcggagaccgctcgccacagtcgctccaagtccactccggtggcccgctccggcggagaccgctcgccacggtcgctccaagtccactccggtggcccgctccggcggagaccgctcgccacggtcgctccaagtccactccggtggcccgctccggcggagaccgctcgccacggtcgctccaagtccactccggtggcccgctccggcggagaccgctcgtcacggtcgacaaaagccgggtccgggaagtggtgcttgctcctTGAGCAatccgaagtctgtgtagccgcttagcttggttccgtaccctaagcctacaccttcgtcgccctatggagagcactctagtacctaaatctggcaacaggtgtaccagcctcaggggtccgggactcccgCTCTCTAcacgagcacaccaacgcaatcaagttgcgtagAAACACATCTCGATAGtagccccacccgcgggtttgtacctctcccgaggtgggcccgggggccactgtcggtaccccaggactggggtaccccctcttgctgtgtttAGGCGAGGGTCtggtagttatccttaactacatccaaacagccggacccctgcggtccggagtcctgttctcccagctacggtccggacccgtcccacggttgggaaaggtccggagacaccacgtgtcccggaagagacaggaactcgtgcgcaagcaaccggggctccggacctcccaaggaggccggacccctcatggggtcccggaccccatgtatagtaaccggacccctcactaagggaagagatcgacACCCCGCGTCGAGgcggtccggagacgccacgtgtctgcaagatatGGCCGTTTGGGTTACCATGCTAACGTTCACCcgccattgcattcattgcggtaggtggacgcctgcattgatatagcagaggccgatgcgtttcattgaccaggggacgTTATTGATCGCacattaccaaggcagtggagccgctggcgccgcccataccgcgtctgccagtctgctgTAACAGATGGatgcgacggctcggcttcgcccattatggcgctacataatagcctcagcaggccacgccgcaagctacgctactccaacgggcacctagctgacgggacaagaaaagacctccccctgagtcagaggagTAGCAGTAcacatatcggaggaaagattcgtaaccactgtagtcTTTTAAATACTCTGCacagtatgctgcacagcacgttgggcccacttgtcggggccccaacgtccaatgtatccgctcccccttaatctataaaaggagggggagcCGCTAGATGACCTCGGGCTGGAAAGAGAAAAAGGCctggcagaggataggttcatacacaaccaagaacaatatctcacacagtggacgtagggtattacgctccggcggcccgaaccactctaaatcatcgagttcttgtgtgcttgtctAAAAGCCAGCTAGCCCAATCGCCTTGTTCATCCCCGAGTcttccctctctgggaataggcgggtgcgctccgccacccggctgtgggtacacTAGAAACCCCGCGACACTATATATCTTTCGGAAGATTTTTTCTTTCCCACCTTCCAATGTTTAAGATTCGTGCAAATCACCTCAACCGTTAGATCTCCTTAACTCTagctttctccttcctcctgctcCCTTTCTCAGGATGCGTCGCCGCCCTGCCGCCGGTCACGAGCGCCGCGCTCGCCCATCGTCCGCCACCGCGCGCCTGCCTGCCGCGTGCCGCTGCTGCCGCGTTGCTGTGCCACCGCATTTCTGTGCTGCTGCTATGCTGCTAGCGCTGCTGTGCTGCCCGCCACCGCGCttctgtgccgccgccgctgtgctgctgctgcgctgccCGCTGGGCTGCTGCTGGCGGCACTGCGCGCTGCTGCAGCCGCTGCTGTGTCGCGCGCTGC comes from Panicum virgatum strain AP13 chromosome 4K, P.virgatum_v5, whole genome shotgun sequence and encodes:
- the LOC120703039 gene encoding uncharacterized protein LOC120703039 isoform X1, which encodes MGNCQAAEAATVVVQHPGGRVERLYWATSAAEVMRANPGHYVALVTRRPGDEEAEGERRGAARVTRVKLLKPRDTLALGQAYRLITVAEVARALQAKKEDKTRRAQQQLVPLQPKRAGGRASAGEDSQPPPPPQLVDDGLDLQDRDGHRSNPSSAANSGARHRHWRPSLHSIAEVSS
- the LOC120703039 gene encoding uncharacterized protein LOC120703039 isoform X2 codes for the protein MGNCQAAEAATVVVQHPGGRVERLYWATSAAEVMRANPGHYVALVTRRPGDEEAEGERRGAARVTRVKLLKPRDTLALGQAYRLITVAEVARALQAKKEDKTRRAQQQLVPLQPKRAGGRASAGEDSQPPPPPQLVDDGLDLDRDGHRSNPSSAANSGARHRHWRPSLHSIAEVSS